A genomic stretch from Chitinophagaceae bacterium includes:
- a CDS encoding TlpA family protein disulfide reductase, with protein MKILFFLIVFVAGVNANSNGQFKFVDSCSKWNLYIKIQNPYSDTIVYRYRDCDKDAGITERIILKKGEAQISGFVNRSAEMIINCDLNAKFEDSSFLRLILEPGDITMNLTMSGKNIVGEVTTGSISQNERQKWSKNNRFLLQLENKYLREFSSFLRSSSKLDSAELQKKMGEYQNKLDVLRELRTFIVLEYIKLHPDSYLSGALLCQNKRLFTPDTIMKYFNGLSANVQQSDFGKYILDEVMKRDNNWDFLEAYMDSTTFRKLKNIKSIFDVSLKGVNGKKISLSQYRGKILLLDFWGSWCGPCIASIPHINQLTDELKGYPVEIIPVAMGTKGRCMEKHHYKK; from the coding sequence ATGAAGATATTATTTTTCCTCATAGTTTTTGTAGCAGGAGTGAATGCAAACTCTAATGGTCAGTTTAAGTTTGTTGATTCCTGCTCGAAATGGAATTTATATATAAAGATTCAGAATCCCTATTCAGATACAATAGTATATCGCTATAGAGATTGTGATAAAGATGCAGGAATTACTGAACGCATCATACTAAAAAAGGGGGAAGCACAAATATCAGGGTTCGTTAACCGTTCAGCAGAGATGATTATCAACTGTGATTTGAATGCAAAATTTGAAGACTCAAGTTTTTTAAGATTAATACTTGAGCCGGGAGATATAACAATGAATTTAACCATGTCTGGCAAAAACATTGTCGGGGAGGTTACAACAGGCTCGATTTCTCAAAATGAGAGACAAAAATGGAGTAAGAACAATAGATTTTTACTGCAGCTTGAAAACAAATATCTAAGAGAATTCAGCAGTTTTTTAAGAAGTAGCTCTAAGCTTGATTCTGCAGAGCTGCAGAAAAAAATGGGGGAGTATCAAAATAAACTTGATGTATTGCGTGAACTGAGGACTTTTATTGTTCTTGAATACATAAAGTTGCATCCCGATTCCTACTTATCAGGAGCTTTGCTTTGTCAAAATAAACGACTTTTTACTCCAGATACCATAATGAAATATTTTAATGGATTATCAGCTAATGTTCAGCAAAGTGATTTTGGGAAGTACATTCTGGACGAGGTAATGAAGAGAGATAATAACTGGGATTTTTTAGAAGCATATATGGATAGTACCACCTTCAGAAAACTAAAGAATATAAAAAGCATTTTTGATGTTTCACTTAAGGGGGTAAATGGGAAAAAGATTTCATTGTCCCAATACAGGGGCAAAATTTTGCTGCTTGATTTTTGGGGCAGTTGGTGCGGTCCATGTATTGCCAGTATACCTCATATAAATCAATTAACCGACGAGTTGAAAGGCTATCCTGTAGAAATTATTCCAGTGGCAATGGGAACAAAAGGAAGATGTATGGAAAAACATCATTATAAAAAATAA
- a CDS encoding HlyD family efflux transporter periplasmic adaptor subunit, producing MEVKDADQISKGWAQMASPFVGGREGAQELISTEVQELISYRPHWLIRKGNIIFFLVLLAVISGTWFIQYPDIVNGSVRIVAVDGPKFVTTKTEGNLVKLLVKNEEQVVQGQALAFIQSTGKHEEVFQLQSWISRIEQPITNDSLEVLLNEPFVIYNNLGELQTDYEAFRVQFRETMEVLQSGYYQQKKRSLYTDLSYLNQLKNNLARQNKLLHEEYEVQTTDFNAKDHLTKEKVIAPLELNQEKGKLLLKEQGLEQMTAQLINSNVASHNKQKELLDLQKYVSDQRIKFQAALLNLKSKTEDWIKRFVLVAPQDGKLFYTSFLQENQLLPANTELFYVQPASTSCYGSFTAGQNGIGKIAANQDVLIRLQGYPSEQFGYIKGKVGYISNLPNRNDSFLIKVTLPNGLVTNQQKILFFRNNLLASGEVITENRRLIQRFTGKLYEMMKRN from the coding sequence ATGGAAGTAAAAGATGCCGATCAAATTAGCAAGGGCTGGGCGCAGATGGCCTCACCCTTCGTGGGAGGTCGGGAGGGGGCTCAGGAATTAATCAGTACAGAAGTACAGGAACTGATCAGTTATCGTCCACATTGGCTGATACGTAAAGGCAATATTATATTCTTTTTAGTATTGCTTGCTGTAATATCCGGCACCTGGTTTATTCAGTATCCTGATATTGTAAATGGCTCAGTAAGGATTGTTGCAGTTGATGGACCTAAATTTGTTACTACTAAAACAGAAGGGAATTTGGTAAAATTATTAGTTAAGAATGAAGAACAGGTTGTGCAGGGGCAAGCTTTAGCATTCATTCAAAGTACGGGTAAACATGAGGAAGTGTTTCAACTGCAAAGCTGGATATCAAGAATTGAACAGCCAATTACCAATGACAGTTTAGAAGTTTTATTAAACGAACCTTTTGTTATTTACAATAATCTTGGTGAATTACAAACAGATTATGAAGCCTTTAGGGTTCAGTTTAGAGAAACGATGGAGGTTTTACAAAGCGGTTACTACCAGCAAAAAAAGAGATCACTTTATACTGATCTCTCCTACCTCAACCAGTTAAAGAATAACCTGGCCAGACAGAATAAATTATTGCATGAAGAGTATGAGGTACAAACAACCGATTTCAATGCAAAGGATCACCTGACAAAGGAAAAGGTAATTGCCCCCCTTGAACTCAATCAGGAAAAAGGAAAACTATTATTAAAGGAGCAGGGTTTAGAACAAATGACAGCTCAGTTGATTAACAGTAATGTTGCCTCACATAACAAACAGAAAGAATTGCTTGACCTGCAAAAATATGTAAGTGACCAGCGCATTAAGTTCCAGGCCGCCTTGCTGAATTTGAAAAGTAAAACAGAAGATTGGATCAAACGCTTTGTGCTGGTGGCTCCACAGGATGGTAAATTATTCTACACGTCTTTTCTACAGGAAAATCAATTACTTCCAGCCAATACAGAATTGTTTTATGTTCAGCCTGCTTCAACAAGTTGTTACGGCTCGTTTACTGCCGGGCAGAATGGTATTGGAAAAATAGCAGCTAACCAGGATGTTTTGATTCGTTTGCAGGGATATCCCAGTGAACAATTCGGCTATATTAAGGGTAAGGTGGGTTATATATCAAATTTACCCAACCGTAACGACAGCTTTCTAATAAAGGTCACTTTACCAAATGGGTTAGTTACAAACCAGCAAAAAATCTTGTTTTTCAGAAATAACCTGTTGGCCAGCGGGGAAGTCATTACTGAAAACAGGCGATTGATACAACGTTTTACAGGGAAGTTATATGAAATGATGAAACGTAATTAA
- a CDS encoding TlpA family protein disulfide reductase — protein sequence MKNIFILVLLLLLFSEYSVGQVNIRKRFNLNVHIEGIDTAVISIGSFFSKGYEIDKKNIKINKGNCEFNGFISHPFNFRLRLNIHGQEYLSRFFYVDYKSDTQYINISVDSFSTQKIAVNNSVFNSEYLISFLEYTKNIEYNIQNWPVKSEVVVNDIENRSYKDSLQNEFNKLLIHKDSLILLYAMHNPDSYVALWELYTRFSLKGYSIIYEDAFSFLDENLKKSLIGIDFAQKLIEAKQLTIGKKFPSILFLKLDGSEQMINYADYKYTLIDFWYSYCGPCIKEFPDLINIYKSFKNIGFNVVSVSTDRKEDVKNYYNAINKYNLVWDHRWDRNGIISAILIINSFPTNFLVDQKGTIVAKNIRPNQLVHFLTQKLK from the coding sequence ATGAAAAATATTTTCATCTTGGTATTATTACTATTATTATTCAGCGAGTATTCAGTTGGACAAGTTAACATACGTAAAAGATTTAACTTAAATGTGCATATTGAAGGAATTGATACAGCTGTAATTTCTATTGGTTCTTTTTTTTCAAAGGGTTATGAAATTGATAAAAAAAACATCAAAATTAATAAAGGTAACTGTGAATTTAATGGGTTTATCAGTCATCCATTTAATTTTAGATTACGATTAAACATTCATGGCCAAGAATATCTTTCAAGATTTTTCTATGTAGATTATAAAAGTGATACACAATATATTAACATTTCCGTTGATTCTTTTTCTACGCAGAAAATAGCTGTAAATAATTCAGTATTCAACTCTGAATATTTGATCTCATTTTTGGAATATACAAAGAACATTGAGTATAATATTCAGAATTGGCCTGTAAAATCAGAGGTTGTTGTTAACGATATCGAAAATCGTAGCTATAAAGATAGTTTGCAAAACGAATTCAATAAGTTATTGATTCATAAGGATAGCTTAATCCTTCTTTATGCAATGCATAATCCGGATTCTTATGTGGCTTTATGGGAACTATACACAAGATTTAGTTTAAAGGGTTATTCAATAATTTATGAAGATGCTTTTAGCTTTTTAGATGAAAATTTAAAAAAATCTTTGATAGGAATTGATTTTGCCCAAAAACTAATCGAGGCTAAACAGTTAACAATTGGGAAAAAATTTCCGTCAATTTTATTTTTAAAACTTGATGGTTCAGAACAGATGATTAATTATGCTGATTATAAGTATACATTAATAGATTTTTGGTACAGCTACTGTGGCCCTTGTATTAAAGAGTTCCCCGATTTAATTAATATATATAAATCCTTTAAGAACATTGGATTTAATGTAGTAAGTGTGTCCACGGACAGGAAAGAAGATGTCAAGAATTACTATAATGCTATAAATAAGTACAATCTAGTGTGGGATCACAGATGGGATAGGAACGGAATAATTTCAGCAATTCTTATTATTAACTCATTCCCAACTAATTTCTTAGTTGATCAAAAAGGTACGATAGTGGCTAAGAATATTAGGCCTAATCAGCTTGTTCACTTTCTAACTCAAAAGCTGAAGTAA
- a CDS encoding thioredoxin domain-containing protein yields the protein MKKDTGIFEALLSKQKRINASADGLGITLGNPHAEHTIIKVCNPYCGPCAKSHPLIHELIKDNDNIKVQILFIASPDENDYRNNPVKHLLAIGEKNDGALIDRALDDWYLAEKKDYDVFAAKYPMNGELKQQEKKVKAMKDWCDEVKIEFTPTFFVNGHQLPENYNIDELKHFLSS from the coding sequence ATGAAGAAAGATACTGGCATTTTTGAAGCCTTACTTAGCAAGCAAAAAAGGATCAATGCAAGCGCTGATGGATTGGGTATAACATTGGGAAATCCCCACGCAGAACATACCATTATAAAAGTTTGCAACCCATACTGTGGCCCATGTGCTAAGTCCCATCCTCTCATTCATGAACTTATAAAGGACAATGACAATATAAAAGTGCAGATACTGTTCATTGCATCACCTGATGAAAATGATTACCGAAATAATCCCGTAAAACATTTACTGGCTATTGGTGAAAAGAATGATGGGGCATTAATTGACAGGGCACTGGATGACTGGTACCTCGCTGAGAAAAAGGATTATGATGTATTTGCTGCCAAATACCCAATGAATGGTGAGCTGAAGCAACAGGAAAAAAAAGTGAAAGCCATGAAAGACTGGTGCGATGAAGTGAAGATTGAATTTACACCCACTTTCTTTGTGAATGGCCACCAGTTACCCGAAAATTATAATATTGACGAGTTAAAACATTTTCTCTCTTCTTAG
- a CDS encoding helix-turn-helix transcriptional regulator produces the protein MKFTGEHLQFLRTIKKVKQPVLARKLGVKQQSISKLENKPSVGDKRFHEYIAALNLEKEEALSLLKLFTPPPTFQNEQ, from the coding sequence ATGAAATTTACCGGAGAACACCTGCAGTTTTTACGCACCATCAAAAAAGTAAAACAACCGGTACTTGCCAGAAAATTAGGTGTGAAACAACAGTCTATCTCCAAGTTAGAAAACAAACCTTCTGTAGGTGATAAACGATTCCATGAATACATTGCTGCTTTGAATTTAGAAAAAGAAGAAGCATTAAGTTTATTAAAATTATTTACCCCCCCCCCCACGTTTCAAAATGAACAATAA
- a CDS encoding glycosyl hydrolase has product MRKIYSTFLLLLSCSTLIQAQINSSTFGMMEARHLGPGTMSGRITEIVGVNSDGKTIYVGTAGGGIWKTTNAGASFKPIFDKYIQSIGAMAIDQKNPKIIYVGTGESNMRNSVSIGDGIYKTTDAGDNWTKIGLDSTEHIAKVIVDPNNSSVIYVAAPGPLWSDSKHRGLYKSTDAGKTWETSLYISEKAGVADVEIDPANSNVLYATSWEFRRLPYAFNSGGTGSGIYKSTDAGKTWKELSNGLPKKPFGRVAIALAPSSPQNLWAIIESENTGLYISADGGETWKQQSATSNIVSRPFYFSTLEIDPKDPKRVYRPAFSFSYSSDGGYSFADASNEGGWVHSDHHALWINPNNTNILYVGTDGGVYFSLDRGATWKFCNNLPVGQFYHVSTDNQQPYRIYGGLQDNGSWVAPSAVPGGVLNGDWKAIYGGDGFWTQPDPFDPDIAYAEYQGGNMFRINIKQGTSVGIQPQGAAGDEKLRYNWNTPIVTGAKNKKNIYAGAQYLYKSTDRGANWTKISPDLTTNDKRKQEQEKSGGLSMDVTSAENHCTIFTIAESPLDENVIWVGTDDGNLQYTTDGGTTWTNVAANYTAAGIPKQTWVSSIEPSQYDKNVVYATFDNHSYGDHATYIAVSADMGKTWKKFESKEFAGFAHKIKEDIVNKNLLFAGTEMGLFASVDGGNEWFRMKNNIPWYALVRDIKIQEQTNDLVLATHGRGIIIVEDISIMRSITPAVAAQDVALLNSKPITLTMGKYAGGFQNASGDWNGGLPSTITPIQYYLKERANSIQMEVYDKEGKLVQKLAPTNRKGYNKVIWNQRSMPPKTARGGNQIEQAGFLAPQVFPGDYTVKVKVNGKEYSQVIKMQHDEANKDFTLQDRELQYKTGQELFAMNERLAKLVDSINTSQAMLKKNIDSTKNKKTKALLQDYWNKLEELRLTLVPPVMKGTGDLKRLRSDISEVYSAVVGQEARPGNLQLQRTEVLKGEIVKAEQKNEQLKLQFEKKVMEAIQKEMPKRPEMNKPVKN; this is encoded by the coding sequence ATGAGAAAAATCTATTCCACCTTCTTGCTTCTTCTAAGCTGCAGCACATTGATACAGGCACAGATTAACTCTTCCACTTTTGGTATGATGGAAGCAAGACATCTCGGTCCGGGCACCATGAGCGGACGTATCACAGAAATCGTTGGTGTAAACAGTGATGGTAAAACAATTTATGTAGGCACTGCCGGCGGCGGTATCTGGAAAACTACCAATGCAGGAGCATCTTTCAAACCCATCTTTGATAAATATATTCAGAGCATTGGTGCAATGGCCATTGATCAGAAAAACCCAAAGATCATTTATGTGGGAACAGGTGAAAGCAATATGCGGAACTCTGTTTCTATTGGTGATGGTATATATAAAACAACCGATGCAGGCGACAACTGGACAAAGATTGGTCTCGACAGTACAGAACATATTGCAAAAGTGATTGTAGATCCAAATAATTCATCAGTTATTTATGTGGCTGCACCCGGACCACTCTGGAGCGACAGCAAACATCGTGGATTATACAAATCAACCGATGCAGGTAAAACCTGGGAAACCAGTTTATACATCAGCGAAAAAGCAGGCGTGGCAGATGTGGAAATTGATCCAGCTAATTCAAATGTTTTGTATGCTACTTCATGGGAGTTTCGCCGTTTGCCTTATGCATTCAACAGTGGTGGAACAGGAAGTGGAATTTATAAATCAACTGATGCAGGTAAAACATGGAAGGAGTTAAGTAATGGTTTGCCCAAAAAACCATTCGGCCGTGTGGCCATTGCACTGGCACCATCATCACCGCAAAATTTATGGGCCATTATTGAAAGTGAAAACACCGGCTTGTATATTTCTGCTGATGGAGGTGAAACATGGAAACAGCAAAGTGCAACCAGCAATATTGTTTCAAGGCCATTTTATTTTTCAACACTTGAAATAGATCCAAAAGATCCGAAGAGAGTTTATCGCCCTGCCTTTTCATTTTCTTATTCAAGTGATGGTGGATATTCTTTTGCTGATGCAAGCAATGAAGGCGGATGGGTACACAGTGATCATCATGCATTATGGATCAATCCCAACAACACAAATATTTTATATGTAGGCACTGATGGTGGAGTTTATTTCAGTCTTGATCGTGGTGCTACTTGGAAGTTTTGTAACAACTTACCTGTTGGACAGTTTTATCATGTAAGTACCGATAACCAGCAACCATATCGTATTTATGGAGGATTGCAGGATAACGGAAGCTGGGTTGCTCCAAGTGCAGTACCCGGTGGTGTGCTGAATGGCGACTGGAAAGCTATTTATGGTGGTGATGGTTTCTGGACACAACCTGATCCTTTTGATCCTGATATTGCCTATGCAGAATACCAGGGAGGAAATATGTTCCGAATAAATATTAAACAGGGAACAAGTGTGGGCATTCAGCCACAGGGAGCAGCGGGTGATGAGAAGCTCCGTTATAACTGGAACACACCCATTGTAACTGGAGCAAAGAATAAAAAAAATATCTATGCAGGCGCACAGTATTTATATAAGAGTACAGATCGTGGTGCCAACTGGACAAAAATTTCTCCCGACTTAACCACCAATGATAAACGCAAGCAGGAACAGGAAAAAAGTGGTGGATTAAGTATGGATGTAACCAGTGCAGAAAATCATTGCACCATTTTTACCATTGCTGAATCGCCATTGGATGAAAATGTAATCTGGGTGGGAACGGATGATGGTAATCTGCAATACACAACTGATGGAGGAACAACATGGACCAATGTAGCAGCCAATTATACAGCAGCAGGTATTCCCAAACAAACCTGGGTGAGCAGCATTGAACCATCGCAGTATGATAAAAACGTAGTGTATGCTACGTTTGATAATCACAGCTATGGCGATCATGCAACCTATATTGCTGTAAGTGCCGACATGGGTAAAACATGGAAGAAGTTTGAAAGCAAAGAGTTCGCCGGCTTTGCACATAAGATCAAAGAAGACATCGTTAATAAAAATTTATTATTTGCCGGAACAGAAATGGGATTGTTTGCCAGTGTGGATGGCGGTAATGAATGGTTCCGCATGAAAAATAATATTCCCTGGTATGCATTGGTAAGAGATATTAAAATTCAGGAGCAGACAAATGATTTAGTATTGGCAACACACGGCCGTGGAATTATTATTGTGGAGGATATATCGATCATGCGGAGTATTACTCCGGCAGTTGCAGCACAGGATGTTGCTTTACTCAACAGCAAACCCATTACATTAACCATGGGAAAATATGCAGGCGGCTTTCAAAATGCAAGCGGCGACTGGAATGGCGGACTTCCATCAACCATTACACCCATACAATATTATTTAAAAGAAAGGGCCAACAGTATCCAGATGGAAGTGTATGATAAGGAAGGTAAGCTGGTTCAAAAACTGGCACCAACCAACAGAAAGGGATACAATAAAGTAATCTGGAATCAGCGCAGCATGCCACCTAAAACAGCAAGAGGTGGTAACCAGATTGAACAGGCAGGTTTTCTTGCACCGCAGGTATTCCCCGGTGATTATACTGTTAAGGTGAAAGTAAATGGGAAAGAATATTCGCAGGTGATAAAGATGCAGCATGATGAAGCCAATAAAGATTTCACTCTGCAGGACAGGGAGCTGCAATACAAAACCGGGCAGGAATTATTTGCCATGAATGAACGTTTGGCAAAGTTGGTTGACAGTATTAACACATCACAGGCTATGCTGAAGAAAAACATCGATTCAACTAAGAATAAAAAAACAAAAGCACTCTTGCAGGATTACTGGAACAAACTGGAAGAACTCCGTTTAACATTAGTTCCACCGGTAATGAAGGGAACGGGTGATCTGAAACGCTTGCGTTCTGATATCAGTGAAGTGTACAGTGCAGTAGTTGGACAGGAAGCAAGACCCGGCAACCTGCAGCTGCAAAGAACAGAGGTATTGAAAGGCGAAATTGTGAAAGCAGAACAGAAGAACGAACAGCTGAAGCTGCAGTTTGAAAAGAAAGTGATGGAAGCAATTCAGAAAGAAATGCCGAAGCGACCTGAGATGAATAAGCCGGTGAAAAATTAA